The DNA segment GCGCGCCACCGCCGCGCCGATCTGCCGCGCGGTGCGCTCGAGGTCGAGCTGCCCCGCCTTGTACCAGTGGTTCAGGTCCGGGTGCGGCACCCGCTCGAGCACCTGCCAGGCAAAGGGCTCGGTGCCGCGGCTCGCGTCCAGTCCGTACACTTCCGGCGTGAGCACACCTACCTCGCGCACGAGCCGGAGTACGTGGCTCTCGACGAGAAAGTAGTCGTCCCGCTCCGGGCCATCCTCGACGCGGATGAAGCTGTCGCGCCCGCCGAGCGTCGCGCGAAACGTGGCGTGATTACCCTGGCCGCCGGCGGGACGCAAATCCTGGGCCGGCGCGCCGAAATAGCGCTGGAGGGCGGCGGCGAGGCCCGGCTGCAGGTCGGGACGCTCCCGCGTGGCGGTGTCCTGGCCGACGCTGTGCAGCGCCGCCGGGCGGTCGCATTTCCAATAGTAGATCTGGCTGCGGGGAGAGGGCATGGCGGATCAGCGCGTGGCGTTCGTGTCGACGTCTTCATTCCCGGTCGGCCGCTGCCGCCACCAGGTGGCGAGGGCGGAGCCAGTCACGTTTTGCAGGGCGCCGAAGATGGCGGGCGCGAGCCCAAGCGTGGCGACCTGGCCCATTTGCATCGCGATGCCGGAGGCGAGGCCGCCGTTTTGCTGGCCGATCTCGATCGCGATCGTGCGGCAGGAGCGTTCGTCCATCCGGAAGAGCCGGGCGGTCCAGTAGCCCAAGGTGTAGCCACCGATATTGTGGCAGAGGCAGGCGACGAGGAGCCACAGACCGATGGTGAGGAGATTATCGCGGCCGGCGGCGGTGATGATGGTCAGGATTACGCCGAGGCCGGTCATCGAGAACAGGGCCATAACGCTGGAGATCTTCTGCTTGTTGCCGTCGAGCAGGTGCCCGAGCACGGCACCGGCGAGCAGCGGCAGGACGAGTGCGAGGCCCAGCAGCGAGGCGATCGTCACGGGGTCAATCGGCTTGCCCCGCGCGAGCGTGAGCACGACCTGCACGAGAATCAGCACGCCGGCGAAGATGCCAGTCTGCTGAAGTCCGGCGCGGCGAAAACCCTGGCCGGAGCTGGCGAGGTGGAACGTGATGCCGGCCATGATCGGGTAGATCACGATCTTGATGATCTCCGCCATCATGCCCCAGAAATCGACCGGCACCATCTGGCCGGCGAGGGTCTTCATCCAGAACGGCATCAGCACCGGCGCGACCAGGGTGGCGCAGGCGGTGAGGGTGACGGACAGCGCCAGGTTCGCCTTGGCGAGGAAGCACATGACGTTCGACGCCATGCCGCACGGGGCGCACCCAATCAGGATCACGCCCGCCGCGATTTCCGGCGTGGCCAGGGGGAACAGCCGGGCGAGCGAGTAGCCCAGCAGCGGCATGATGACGAAATGGGCGGTGAGCCCGATCACGACCATGCGCGGCATGCGGAGGACGCCCTCGAAATCCTTCAGCCCCATCTGGGAGCCGACCGTGAACATGATGCCCTGCAGCAGCGGCACAATGAGGGTTTTGAGCTCGAGACTGCCCACCCGCTGGAACGGCCACGGGAAGAACAGCGCCATCGCGACGAGCGTCATCATCACCATCGTGTACGTGGCGCCGCGGAAGCGCTCGGTGCGATAGCACAGCAGCGCCGAGGCGAGGAAGAACGCCATCGTCGCGCCGCCGGCGAGCGGCACGGCGCGAGCCAGCCCGGCGCCGACGGCGAGCAGCCCGGCGGCCGTGGCCACCAGCGCAAGAGGTTTCGTGATCCGGGATGAAGCAGACGTCATGGGGAAAGGGATACCGGAGGGCGCGCCGCGGCGGCGGCGGCATCGGCGGCCGCCCCTTCACGGTCGGTCGCACCCGCAAAACCGGGCCCGCCGGCGGCCACGTAGCCGTAGCTCGCGCCGCTGCGATCGGGGCTCACCCAGAAGGCGTACAGGCGGCCCTGCGTGAGATGAAAACGGAAGCGGACCGGCCGGTCGCGCAGCGCGGCGAGGGTCTCCGCCTGGCGCCAGCGGACTTCGCGGCGCGTCGTATCCGCGGAGACCGGCACGCATTCCGCCGCGCCGAACGGCGCGATCACGTTACCCTCGGGATCGAGCACTTCCACACGCAGCGCGCCCTGCGGACAGGCGACGTTCACAAAGAGCCGCTCGCCGGCAAAGCGCACCGGCCGCGTCGTGAGACTGCCGCCCTCGGCGCCGGTGTCCATGGAGGCAAAACCGTCCCGCCGGAGTCGGGCGAGGCCGATGCTCGCGCCGGTGTACATGCCGCGCCAGCCCGAGGGCGCGACGCCGGAGAAGCCGGTGTACGGGAAATAGAGCCAGTCGCCGACCACGACGCACACGCCGGTGGGGCAGTGCAGGTAGCCGCGGTTCCACGCGCCCTCGCGCCGGCTCGCGCGCAGGAAGGGCTCGCGGTTGGGCCGGTCCCAATGAAAGCCGTCGCGGCTGAAGCCGAGCTTCAGCTCGGTGATCTTGGGGAAACGTCCCGCCTCGCAGACCTCGTTGGTGGGGCCGAGGTGGATCGAGAACACGCCGAGGATGAGGCTCTCGTAGGCGATGCCCTGCAGGTTGTAGAGCTGGGGCGCGGCGCCCACCTGCGGGTCGGGCGAATCGAGGCGGTCCGCGTTGGTCCAGTACACGGACTGGCGATACACGCCCGCGGTCATGAACGTCCGCGACTCGGCGTAGTGCCGCTCCCGGCCGCGCGGGCCGTTGCGCTTGATGCTGTGCACCCAGACCTGGCGAAACGGGTTGTAGAAGAACGTGCAGTAGTCGGCCGCGGGTCCGGTCTGGACTCCCGCCGACCAGGTGAGGCCGTCGGCCGACACGTGAAGCGAGTGATCTTTTGAAGAACGCTGGGTCAGAAATTTGTAGCGCTCCGCCGCTGGCGCCTGCAGGTCCAGCCACACCCCGTTGTCCCAGCCGGCGCGACCTTTGCCTTCCGGCAGGACGAGATTGTCGCCGGCGCGCCCGAGTGCGGGCCGCTCCCAGTGAATGGCGTCACGGCTGGTCGCGAGTGCGAGGCCGCCGCGCCAGCCGGCGGTGTACCACAGCTTGAACTGCTGCGCGGCGGGGTCGAACCAGACGCCGCCCGAGCCGAGGTAGCACACCGCTTCCTGCGCG comes from the Opitutus sp. ER46 genome and includes:
- a CDS encoding glycosyl hydrolase family 32, whose translation is MITSLASSRFAGVVAACAACALASDGAAAEPRQGEVLPNGIVLPPVWPERTLDAKSREPMPVPYLVAPPAVIPIDVGRQLFVDDYLIANSTLRRTWHAAEEVPGNPILAATTPPELTRTTGIEGAQEAVCYLGSGGVWFDPAAQQFKLWYTAGWRGGLALATSRDAIHWERPALGRAGDNLVLPEGKGRAGWDNGVWLDLQAPAAERYKFLTQRSSKDHSLHVSADGLTWSAGVQTGPAADYCTFFYNPFRQVWVHSIKRNGPRGRERHYAESRTFMTAGVYRQSVYWTNADRLDSPDPQVGAAPQLYNLQGIAYESLILGVFSIHLGPTNEVCEAGRFPKITELKLGFSRDGFHWDRPNREPFLRASRREGAWNRGYLHCPTGVCVVVGDWLYFPYTGFSGVAPSGWRGMYTGASIGLARLRRDGFASMDTGAEGGSLTTRPVRFAGERLFVNVACPQGALRVEVLDPEGNVIAPFGAAECVPVSADTTRREVRWRQAETLAALRDRPVRFRFHLTQGRLYAFWVSPDRSGASYGYVAAGGPGFAGATDREGAAADAAAAAARPPVSLSP
- a CDS encoding bile acid:sodium symporter family protein, with amino-acid sequence MTSASSRITKPLALVATAAGLLAVGAGLARAVPLAGGATMAFFLASALLCYRTERFRGATYTMVMMTLVAMALFFPWPFQRVGSLELKTLIVPLLQGIMFTVGSQMGLKDFEGVLRMPRMVVIGLTAHFVIMPLLGYSLARLFPLATPEIAAGVILIGCAPCGMASNVMCFLAKANLALSVTLTACATLVAPVLMPFWMKTLAGQMVPVDFWGMMAEIIKIVIYPIMAGITFHLASSGQGFRRAGLQQTGIFAGVLILVQVVLTLARGKPIDPVTIASLLGLALVLPLLAGAVLGHLLDGNKQKISSVMALFSMTGLGVILTIITAAGRDNLLTIGLWLLVACLCHNIGGYTLGYWTARLFRMDERSCRTIAIEIGQQNGGLASGIAMQMGQVATLGLAPAIFGALQNVTGSALATWWRQRPTGNEDVDTNATR